ACTTCGACGATCCGCACCCGGTTCTCCCCATTCCCCAAGACCTGCCCGCCCGTGCGCCGGACCTGCCGCATGCTGTCTATCGCTTTGTCGGCTGCCAGGCCATGGCGGCAATGGTGCAATCCGCGTGCAAAGGGATTAGATCAGGCACATGCGGCCGCGCCAGGATATCGTCGGAGAGACCGCCGCCCCGCGCGGCCCCGCCTGGCGTGATGCGTGGACGCCGCGCGGCGCCGACCGGTCGCACCGCTTCCCGCGGCAGCAGGCCCGGCGCATCGCCCGCGACGTCGCCCTGCAGGTCGGGCTGGTCCTCTTGCTGATCGAGTGCATTTTCGTCTCCGAAAAGCTTATTTCCGGCCTGCTGGAAGAGGTCCTGAAGATCCAGGCGCCGCTGTCCAAGACGCTGGTCATGATGGCGGCGCTGCTCCCGGAAGTGTTCGAGCTGGCGCTGCCGACCGCGGTCCTGATCGCCGTCTACCGCGTGGCGCTGGCCATGCGCGAGGACCGCGAGTTCCTGATGCTGTCGAGCCTCGGCATTCCCCCGCACGGACTGATTCGGCTCGTGCTCGTGCTCGGGCTCGGCGCGCAGCTCGCCACCGTGTTCATCGGCGGCTTCATCGATCCCCTGTCGCGCTATGCCTTCCGGCTCGTCATGTTCACCGCCCAATATGACGCGCTCGCCGGCAATACGGTGAGCGCCAACCGGCTGTTCGAGACGCGGGTGGGCACGGTGGTGGTGACGCCGCGGGCCGGCGGCGAAGGCAGGCCGCGCCTGTTCGTGCGCCAGGAGGACGGGCCCGACCGCGAGCGCGTGGTGGTGGCCAACGGCGCCAGCTTGACCGGTCCGAGCGAAACCGGCCGGGTCTCGCTGCATCTCTATGACTTCTCGGTCGACGAATTCGCCTCGCCGCGCGCGGAGGTGCCGCGCACCGGCCGGCCGTCGACCGCGCCGATCTCCTCGCTGCGCGGCAGTTCCACCCAGCAGACGCTGGTCATCAACGACGTCGTGCCGTTCGATCCGCGCAGCCGCAACGTCGCGGAGCTGACGACCGGCGAGCTGCTGTTCTCGGCCGGCACCAATGACGGCCACCGGCTGGAGCTCGGCAAGCGTATCGGCCGCAGTCTGCTCTGCCTGCTCGCACCGCTGATCGCGATCCTCGCGCTATCTTTCACCACCCGCTTCAACCAAGCCTTCGTGCTGCCGCTCGCCTGCGCCGGACTGATGGCGACGGAGATCGTCGGCACGGTGGCGCTCGGCGGCCTTGCCGCGCCGGGCGGCCCGCTCGGCGGCAGCGTCCTCGCCATGCTCGCCTTCCTGGCCGTCATGGCTGCCCTGCTTGCCTATGCCATGACCCGTTTCGCTGCCTTGCGCTCCTCCGCGATCGCCCGACCGGGGCTCAGCCGCTCGTGACCGGTGCCTTCGCCCGCCTGACCTCCAAGCCGACCGGCCGGCGCTTCGGCCTGGTGCCGCTCGGTACCTTCACGCGGACCATCGCGCTCGCCCATGCCCGGCACCTCGCCACCGTCATTACCGCCCTCCTGATCGTCGCGCTGACGCTGGATGTCGCGCCGCGCGCCGACCGCATCCTTGCGAGCGCGCCGGATCAGGGGCTCATCGGCCTCGCCAGGCACCTCGCGGCCTATATCGCCCTGCGCCTGGCCGACCTGACCGGCACCCTGCTTCCGCTGGGCTCGTTCCTCGGCCTGTTCTGGTCCGAGGTCACCCTGACCCAGACGCGCGAACGCGTCGTGATCTGGAACGGCGGCCGCTCGCCCTTGCAGGCCCTGGTGCCGCTGGCGCTCGTCGGCGTGGTCTGCGGGCTCGTGCAGGTGGCCTCGATCGGCCTGTTCCGGCCCCTCGCCGTCGCCTACCAGATCGAGCACGGCATCGGCGAATATGGCCGGCGTTTCGACCGCGGCCTCAAGGCCGAGCCGCGCTGGATCACGCTCGACAACCAGATGGTGCGGGCCAGGCTCGACTACCGGCAGAGCCGGCTGGTCGAGCCGGAGGTCTTCGAGGTCTCGCCCGACGGCCGGCTGGTGGCGCGTATCGCCGCCCGCGGCGCCGTCGCGGCGGGCAACGGGATCTGGACGTTCAGCGACGGCAGCCGCTGGACGGCGCCGCGGCCGGGCGGGCCGGCGCCGGCCGGCGCGGACGACGCCCGCTGGTTCGATACGGAAGCCGTGGCCCTGCCGCTCGACCCGCTCTGGCTCGCCCATTACGGCATCGATGCGCGCTATCTGCCCCAGGCGACGCTCGCCGCGCTGGCGAGCCGCGGCGACAGCATCCCCGACGCCGCGAGCTATTCGACCTGGTGGCACGTGCGCATCGCCCAAATTCTGCTGCCGTTCGGCATGATGGTGCTGGCCTCTGCCCTGGCGATGACGCTGGTGCCCCACCGCCTGGCTTTCGGCGCCCTCATGACCATCGGACTGACCGGCTATTTCCTGCATGTCGCCACCAATATTTTCGTCTGGATCGGGGAATATGGCCGCTTCCCCGCCATTTTTGCCGCCTGGGGCATGCCGCTTGCCATGATCGCCGCCGCCTTCGCCCTGCTCGTCCGGCTCGAACGGGCCGGCCGTTCGTCCTGAGCCGCCGGCATGATCCCGGCGATCCTCCACCAGACCTGGGAAACCCTCGACCCGCCGGCGCGTTTCAGGGCGTTCCGGGACGGCATCCGGCGCGTCAATCCGGGCCTCGACATGCGGCTCTACGACGAGGCCGGGCGCCGCGCGCTGATCGAGCGGCACTGGCCCGAGGCGCTCAGGACCTATGACCGGCTGCCCTTCGGCGTCGCCAAGGCCGACCTGTTCCGCCTGATCGCGGTCCATGCCGAAGGCGGCTTCTATGCCGATCTCGACATGGAATGCGTCCGGCCGATCGAGCGTTTCCGCCACACGATGCAGGCCGTGTTCTCGATCGAAACCGAGGTGACGCCGCAGCGCCAGCTGGAGCTCGGCTATGCCCGGCCGTTCCAGATCGCCAATTGCATGTTCGGCGCGCCGGCGGGCCATCCGTTCATCGCCGAGCTCGTGTCAGCGACGCTCCGGCGGCTGGCGGCGGCTCCGCTCAGGCGCCCCGACGCCATCGAGGACATGACAGGGCCGCGTGCCCTGACGCGCCACTTCTACTGGCGCAGGCCCGGCGACGTCGCCATTCTCGCCCAGGTGCACTGGCTGCCGCCCGATCTCTATGCGGCGATCCCGGCCCTCGCGCGGCACATCCATTTCCGCCACCACTGCGCCGGCAGCTGGAAGGATGGCAACGGCCGGCCGCTGCCGCTCATCCGGCGCTGGATCGAGCGCAACCTCCTGCCGAACCCCTATCCGCGCGGCCTCTGGCACGATTTCGGCTGGCGCTGAGTGGCGAGTGGGCAGGCAAGAAGCGTCGAGGGATGGCAAGCGCTTCGTCGCGTCATTTCCATTCCCTATTCGCCATTCGCCACTCGCCCGCCTCACATGTCCAGCCGGATTCGCTCGCGGATCGCCTCGCCCGTCGCAAGATCGTAGCCGAAAACGTCGACATGATGGATTTTCGGAATGAAGCCGGCATCGTCGGCCTGCGCATAGGCGTAGACGACGCGCACCGTGCGATCGCCGACCCTGAGCAGCGCGCGCGGCTGGCCGCGCTCGTCCAGATCGACGATCGCCTCGCGGGCGCGGTAGCCGGCGATACGCGCCGCATAGCGGCCCTCGCCGATCCGCCGCGAGGACACGCCGAAGGCGAAGACCCGCTCGAAGAAATTGAGCTGGCGCTTCTGGCCCTCCTCGTCGAACCGGCGCCAGAACGCCTCCACCGGGCGGTCCGGATCGAGCTTGCCGTCCGGCCCAAGCCGAGCGGCATAGACGATCAGGCTGCGGTTGATCGAATGCTGCACGTAGAACAGGAGATGCGGATCGGTCGCCACCGGCAGGTCCGGCCTTGCCACCATCAGGCGGCGGCTGACGGTCACCTCCGAGCCGCGCGCGACGATCGGCGGCAGGCTCTGCGGCTGGGCCGAGGCCCGGCTGGCGAAACCGAGGGTCGCGGCCGTGACGGCGGTCAGGAAGGAACGACGGTTCACCATGATGTCGGGCTGGATCCGTGATAGATGGGGCAATATCGCATAGACATGGGCAATCATCCTGTGCAACAGGCAAACACGGCGTAGATAGGGCGCCAGGAACCGTATAGGAACGACGGACGGTATAGGAACGCGCGACGGAGCCGGAGGGGGCCCGGAGACTTGCCAGGCAGGCGCCTGCCCTATGGACAGCTTTGTTGCAGGCCCTTGGCTTGCGGGCGCTGAGCGCATAGCTTGCGCCACTTGATCCTCAATTCCAAAGAAGGCTGATGAATGAGCGATATTGCGACCCGCTTTGGAGAGGATGAGCTGACGCTGCAACTCGTTGAAGTCATTGCGAAAGAAGGCATGGTCGACCTGACCGACGTCGGCCCCGAGACGACCCTTGAATCGCTCAATATCGCCAGCGTCGACTACATGATGATTCTGGCGGCGGTCGAAGAGAAATTCTCGGTCTACGTGCCGATGGACGAGAGCCTGGCGCAGGTGAAGGACGTCGGCGGGCTGCTGGCCGTTCTCAAAGAGCGCATTCTCGCCGAAAAGCAGGCCTGACGTGCCCGGCAGACCAGTCGTCATCACGGGCATCGGCGCCATCTCGGTCGCCGGCCTCGGCGCCGAGGCTCTCTGGCTCGCCGCCTCGCAGGGCATTTCGGGCGCCCGCCCGGTCAAGCTTACCCGCGACGTCAACAATTCCGTCAAGGTCGCGGCACAGATTCCCGAGCTCAACCTTCCCGAAATCTTTCCCGACAAGAAGACCGGCTTCTACGACCGCTGCACGGCCTTCGCCCTGATGGCCGCGGATGAGGCGGTGCGCGATGCCGGGCTCGCCGACGCCATGCCCTTCGGCAACCGCAGCTCGGTGATCGTCGGCACCGGCGTCGCCGGCATCGGATCCATCGAGGACGGCACGCTGACGCTTGCCGCCGGCAAGCGCCCGGATCCGCTCACCGTGCCGCGCGCCATGACCAGCGCCGCCGCCTCGCAGGTCGGCATGGCCTATGGCTGCACCGGCACCACCTTCGTCATTTCCAGCGCCTGCGCCTCCTCGTCCCAGGCTCTCGGCATGGCACTCATGATGGTGCGGGCCGGGCTGACCGACAGGGTCATCGTGGCCGGCACTGAGGCCATCGTCACGCCGGGCGGGTTCAAGGCCTGGGAGGCCATGCGTGTCCTGTCGCCCGATCTCTGCCGGCCCTTCTCCAAGGGGCGCAACGGCCTGCTGCTCGGCGAGGCGGGCGCCGCCCTGATCGTCGAGGCGGAGGAGGTGGCCTTGGCGCGTGGTGCGCGCATCCGCGCGCGGCTGCTCGGCTACGGCACGACGAGCGATGCCAAGGACATTCTGCGGCCGGATCTCGACGGCGCCGCCGATGCGATGGCCGCCGCGCTCGACGACGCGGGCGTCGCGCCCGGCGCCATCGACTATGTCAATGCCCACGGCACCGGCACGGTGCTGAACGACACCACCGAGAGCGAGGCTATCCGCCGGGTCTTCGGCAATCACGCCGCCGACCTGCCGGTCAGCTCGACCAAGCCCGTGCACGGCCATACGCTCGGCGCGGCCGGCGCGGTCGAGGTGGTGATCACGGTGCGCGCGCTCGAGGAGGGCCGGATCCCGCCGACGATCAATTTCGCGGCGGCCGACCCGCATTGCGCTATCGACTGCGTGCCGAATGTCGGCCGCGACAAGCCGATCGCCCTCGCCCTGAGCAATTCCTTCGCCTTCGGCGGCATCAATGCCGCGCTGGTGATCGGACGCGCGGCGTGAGCCCCATCGGCCGCAAGGCCTCGGTCCGCCTCGCCGTCACCGCGGCCGCCGACGACGCAAGGGCCTATGCGATGGCCGTCGGCGCCGAACCCGGCACCGACCGGCTGCCATCGACCTATCCGATCCGCTGGCTGACCGATGCCGCGGTGGTCGCGCTCGTGCGCGATCTCGGCGCCGACAAGCCGGACGCCCTGCCGGTGCACGAAATGCAGACGGTGGAGCCGCTCGCCCCGCTGCCGCTCGACACGCCGCTCACGCTCGCCGTCGAAGCGCACCGCAGCGACGCCATCCATGTCGACCTGAAGGCCGAGGTAGCCCAGGCGGACGGCCGGGTGCTTGCCCGCCTGCACACCCTGCTGCGGCTCCTGCCATGACGCTCGGCAGCTTCACGACCGGCGACCAGTTCGCGCCACGGAGCTTCGGGCCGATCGACCTTGCCTGGGTGCGCCGTTACGCGGCGGCTTCGGGCGACGACAATCCGATTCATGTCGATGCCGACGCGGCCCGGGCCATCGGCTTGGCCAGACCGATCGTGCAGGGCATGCTGCTCATGGGCCTCACAGATACGGCGCTCGCCGGCTGGCTGCCCGGCGCGCAATGCGACAAGCTGTCGACCCGCTTCGCGCTGCCGGTCGCGGTCGGCGAGACCGTATCGGTCGCGGCCCGCGTCGTTCGCGCCGACATCGCCGAGGACCGTCCGCGCCTGACGCTGCGCATCTTCCTGCGTGACGGCGCCGACAAGGTCTTGGCTCTCGCCGAGGCGATCGTTTCCGAGCCTGCCTGAGGCGCCCGCCCCTCGCCCCGGCCTTGCGAAGCCGCCGGGCGCGTTGTCCCGGCGCGCCGGCTTCGGTATCGTGCCGCCCGCCCGATCCGGGCCGTGCATCCGGAGTGACGCCTTGACCGTCATGAACCCGCCGTCCGTCGAAACCAGGTCCGCCGCGAAAAGCGAAAGCGCGCAGCTGCTGAAGGCCGCGCACCGGCTGACCGCCGATCTCATGCAGCCGCGCCCGCCCGTCTACTGGGCCGATCTCCTGGCCAGCACCGTCATCGGCTACGGCAGCGTCGCTGCCGCCCTTGCCGCCGGCCTGCCGGTGCCGGTGCGTGTCCTCGCCGGCATCGTCGCCGTGCTGGCGCTCTACCGGGCGATCCTGTTCATTCACGAGCTGACCCATGTCCGGCTGTCGACCCTGCCAGGCTTCTGGACCGGCTGGAACCTGCTGGTCGGCATTCCCCTGCTGGTGCCCTCGTTCTTCTACGAAGGCGTGCACACCCTGCACCATGCCAAGACCCATTACGGCACGATCCGCGATCCCGAATATCTGCCGCTTGCCCATGACCGGCCGCTCAGCCTCGTCGCCTTCACCGTCGCCTCGCTCACCTTCCCGCTCCTGCTGATCGCGCGTTCGCTGTTTCTGGTGCCGCTCGCAGCGATCATCCCGCCGCTCCGCCGCCTGATGGTCGAGCGCCTGTCCGCGCTCGTCATCAATCCGGCCTTCCGGCGGCCGGAACTGACCCCGACGCTGGCTCGCCGCTGGCTGGTGCTGGATGCGGCGACCAGCCTCTATGCCTGGACGGTGGCGGCATTCGTTCTGACCGGGGCGATCTCCTGGAGCTCCGCGCTGATCGTGCTCGCCATTGCCGCCGGCATTGCGCTGATCAACCAGTTCCGCACGCTGTTCGCCCACCACTGGGAGAACGAAGGCGAAGAAATGGACGCGGTCGAGCAGCTCATGGACACGGTCAACGTGCCGCCGCCCGCCATGCTGCCCATGCTCTGGGCGCCGGTCGGCCTGCGCTATCACGGGCTGCATCATTTCCTGCCCGGCCTGCCCTATCACAGCCTGGGCGAAGCTCATCGGCGCCTGGTCTCGGCCCTGCCCGCCGACAACGCCTATCACCAGACCAACAGCACCGGCGCCGGCGCGGTGCTCGCCCGCCTGCTCGCCCATCAGGCGCGGGTGGCCGAGGAGAAACGGGCACGAAAGGGCGGATAGCCTTCCGGCGAAGCAATCGGCGCGGTGGAAGGCAGAGGCCGGGCCGGATCGCCGTGCCTGCCTTGATTGCAATGCGATCACTGCTTAATCTGTCGGGCCATGGCGAGCATCACGATCCGCAACCTCGATGACGGGCTGAAACGCCGGCTGCGCGTGCGCGCGGCCGAGCACGGTCGCTCCATGGAAGAAGAGGCGCGCGAGATTCTGCGTCAGGCGGTCGGCAATGTCGCCGCGCCGGCCAATCTCGGCAGGACCATCCATGCCCGCTTCGCCGCTCTTGGCGGCGTCGAGATCGAGCTGCCCCCGCGGGGCCCGATGCGCGATCCGCCGTCGCTCTGACAGCGCCGCATCGTGATCGTGATCGACACCAACGTGATCTCCGAGCTGATGCGGGCCGCGCCTGCATCGGCGGTCCTGGAATGGTTCGCTGCCCACCGATCGACCGATCTCTACCTCAGCGCCGTGAGCGAAGCGGAACTGCGCACCGGCGCGGCCATCCTTCCGGCGGGCAAGCGCCGTGACAGGCTCATCGCCAGCATCGACGCCATGATCAATGAAGATTTTGCCGGACGCGTGCTGCCGTTCGACAGTACCGCCGCAAGGGCCTATGCGACGATCGCCGCAGGCCGGCGTGCCACCGGCAGGCCGATCGCCGAGGCTGATTGTCAGATCGCGGCCATAGCGCTCGCCTTCGAGGCGACCGTGGCGACGCGCAACGTCGCCGACTTCGAGGGCTGCGGCATCGCGATCGTCGATCCCTGGCAGGGCTCCGGTCCGCAGCGCTGAGCCATGGACCGCCTTTCCGGCCGGTTCTCTTCCGCGGCGGCCGGCGATCGCCTCAGTGGCCGATCCTGGCATCCGGCCCCTCGCGCAGGATGGCCGCAAGCTCGGCGAGCGCGGCATCGAGCCGGTCGGTCGCCGCAACCGACAGGGCCAGGCGCACGGCGTTCGGGCCGTGGCCGGGCATGACCGCGAAGGCCGAGGCCGGCGTCACGGCAATGCCGCGCCGGGCGGCGGCCGCCACGAAGGTCTCCGCCCGCCAGGGCTCGGGCAGGTTCAGCCAGCCGTGAAAGGCGCGCGGATCGCCCGCCAGCGCGAAGCCCGAAAGCCGCCGCGCGGCGAGCGCCTGCCGCTCGGCCGCGGCGTGCCGCCGGCCTGCGCGAAGGCGGGCGCAACCCAGGCGCCGGTATGGAGCGCGCGGACGATCGCCTCGCGCGCGTCGGCCGGCGGCATCACGAAGCCCACCGTCAGGCCGGGCGAAAGGCGTTTCGACAGGCTGTCGACCAGCGCCACCCGCTCCGGCGCGAGGGCCTTGAGCGGCGGCAGCCGGTCGTCGAGAAAGGCATAGATGCCGTCCTCGACGGCAAGGAGGTTTTCGTCGCGGAGAACGGCGGCGAGCCGCGCCCGGCGCTCCCGCGACATCGAGACGCCCAGCGGGTTGTGCAGGGTCGGCTGCAGGTAGAGCGCCTTCAGCGGCGCCTGCCGCTGCTGGGCGACGACCGCCTCGGGCACGAGCCCCTCCCCGTCCAGCGCCAGGGGCACGAGGCGAATGCCGAGCTGCCGGGCGATGTCCTTGACGAAGGGATAGGTCAGCGCCTCGACGCCGAGCCGGTCGCCGGTCGAAACAAGGGCGGAGAGCGTTGCGGCGATCGCCTGCTTGCCGCTGCCGGCAAACAGCAGGCTGTCGGGATCCGGCGTCCAGCCGGGCCGGGCGAGGAAGGTCGCGGCGATGCCGCGCAGCGCCGCACTACCGCGAGCGCTCGCCGGCGCGAAGGCTTGAGCGCGCGCCTCGGCACGTTGTGCGAGCTGGCCGAGGCTTGCTGCCAGCAGCGCGTCCTGTTCGGGCACGGTGGGGAAATTCAGATCGAGATCGATCGTGAGGGGTGTCGGCTCGGCGAGCGCCGGGCGCGCCAGTGTCGGCATCAGCCGGACGAAGGTGCCGCGGCCGACCTCGCCGGCGGCGACGCCGCGGCGCACCAGTTCGCCATAGACGCGCGCCGCGGTCGAGGCCGCGATGCCGCGGCGATAGGCGAAGTCGCGCTGCGGCGGCAGGCGGTCGCCCGCCCGCAGCCGGCCGGTGCGGATCTCGGCGATCACATCGTCGACGATATCGAGGTAATTGGCCAAATTGCACCGAGAGCAATATATCGATTGCTCCGAGACGATAGAGATGGAAGGGTCGCCCCGCAAGACTGGATGGTGGGAGCAACCGATGACGCCGCGCCCGGGCAAGATAGCGACCCTCGAAGGCCTCAGCTTCGCCTATGACGATGTGGGCGGAGGCCCCGACGTCCTGCTGCTCGTGCATGGCCATCCGTTCGACCGCTCGATGTGGACGCCGCAGCTCGCGGCGCTGGAAAGTTCGGGCTGGCGCGTCGTTGCGCCCGACCTGCGCGGGTATGGCGCCAGCGGCATGGCCGGCGACAAGACGACGCTCGACATCTTCGCGCACGACCTCGCCGCTCTCCTCGACCATCTCGGCATCGCTTCGGCGGTGATCGGCGGCCTGTCGATGGGTGGCCAGATCGTGATGGAATTCTGCCGCCTGTTTCCGCAACGCGTGCGCGGCCTCATCCTCGCCGCGACCTTTCCGCAGGCCGAGACGCCGGCGGGCAGGATCGCCCGCAATGCCGCGGCGGACCGCCTCCTGGCCGAGGGCATGGGCCCCTATGCCGAGGAGATGCTGCCGAAGATGATCGCC
This portion of the bacterium YEK0313 genome encodes:
- a CDS encoding putative permease YjgP/YjgQ family protein translates to MRPRQDIVGETAAPRGPAWRDAWTPRGADRSHRFPRQQARRIARDVALQVGLVLLLIECIFVSEKLISGLLEEVLKIQAPLSKTLVMMAALLPEVFELALPTAVLIAVYRVALAMREDREFLMLSSLGIPPHGLIRLVLVLGLGAQLATVFIGGFIDPLSRYAFRLVMFTAQYDALAGNTVSANRLFETRVGTVVVTPRAGGEGRPRLFVRQEDGPDRERVVVANGASLTGPSETGRVSLHLYDFSVDEFASPRAEVPRTGRPSTAPISSLRGSSTQQTLVINDVVPFDPRSRNVAELTTGELLFSAGTNDGHRLELGKRIGRSLLCLLAPLIAILALSFTTRFNQAFVLPLACAGLMATEIVGTVALGGLAAPGGPLGGSVLAMLAFLAVMAALLAYAMTRFAALRSSAIARPGLSRS
- a CDS encoding putative permease YjgP/YjgQ family protein, producing MTGAFARLTSKPTGRRFGLVPLGTFTRTIALAHARHLATVITALLIVALTLDVAPRADRILASAPDQGLIGLARHLAAYIALRLADLTGTLLPLGSFLGLFWSEVTLTQTRERVVIWNGGRSPLQALVPLALVGVVCGLVQVASIGLFRPLAVAYQIEHGIGEYGRRFDRGLKAEPRWITLDNQMVRARLDYRQSRLVEPEVFEVSPDGRLVARIAARGAVAAGNGIWTFSDGSRWTAPRPGGPAPAGADDARWFDTEAVALPLDPLWLAHYGIDARYLPQATLAALASRGDSIPDAASYSTWWHVRIAQILLPFGMMVLASALAMTLVPHRLAFGALMTIGLTGYFLHVATNIFVWIGEYGRFPAIFAAWGMPLAMIAAAFALLVRLERAGRSS
- a CDS encoding Glycosyltransferase sugar-binding region containing DXD motif protein — protein: MIPAILHQTWETLDPPARFRAFRDGIRRVNPGLDMRLYDEAGRRALIERHWPEALRTYDRLPFGVAKADLFRLIAVHAEGGFYADLDMECVRPIERFRHTMQAVFSIETEVTPQRQLELGYARPFQIANCMFGAPAGHPFIAELVSATLRRLAAAPLRRPDAIEDMTGPRALTRHFYWRRPGDVAILAQVHWLPPDLYAAIPALARHIHFRHHCAGSWKDGNGRPLPLIRRWIERNLLPNPYPRGLWHDFGWR
- the fabF_2 gene encoding 3-oxoacyl-[acyl-carrier-protein] synthase 2 — encoded protein: MPGRPVVITGIGAISVAGLGAEALWLAASQGISGARPVKLTRDVNNSVKVAAQIPELNLPEIFPDKKTGFYDRCTAFALMAADEAVRDAGLADAMPFGNRSSVIVGTGVAGIGSIEDGTLTLAAGKRPDPLTVPRAMTSAAASQVGMAYGCTGTTFVISSACASSSQALGMALMMVRAGLTDRVIVAGTEAIVTPGGFKAWEAMRVLSPDLCRPFSKGRNGLLLGEAGAALIVEAEEVALARGARIRARLLGYGTTSDAKDILRPDLDGAADAMAAALDDAGVAPGAIDYVNAHGTGTVLNDTTESEAIRRVFGNHAADLPVSSTKPVHGHTLGAAGAVEVVITVRALEEGRIPPTINFAAADPHCAIDCVPNVGRDKPIALALSNSFAFGGINAALVIGRAA
- the phaJ_1 gene encoding (R)-specific enoyl-CoA hydratase; this encodes MTLGSFTTGDQFAPRSFGPIDLAWVRRYAAASGDDNPIHVDADAARAIGLARPIVQGMLLMGLTDTALAGWLPGAQCDKLSTRFALPVAVGETVSVAARVVRADIAEDRPRLTLRIFLRDGADKVLALAEAIVSEPA
- a CDS encoding Fatty acid desaturase, with product MTVMNPPSVETRSAAKSESAQLLKAAHRLTADLMQPRPPVYWADLLASTVIGYGSVAAALAAGLPVPVRVLAGIVAVLALYRAILFIHELTHVRLSTLPGFWTGWNLLVGIPLLVPSFFYEGVHTLHHAKTHYGTIRDPEYLPLAHDRPLSLVAFTVASLTFPLLLIARSLFLVPLAAIIPPLRRLMVERLSALVINPAFRRPELTPTLARRWLVLDAATSLYAWTVAAFVLTGAISWSSALIVLAIAAGIALINQFRTLFAHHWENEGEEMDAVEQLMDTVNVPPPAMLPMLWAPVGLRYHGLHHFLPGLPYHSLGEAHRRLVSALPADNAYHQTNSTGAGAVLARLLAHQARVAEEKRARKGG
- the fitB_2 gene encoding Toxin FitB, producing the protein MIVIDTNVISELMRAAPASAVLEWFAAHRSTDLYLSAVSEAELRTGAAILPAGKRRDRLIASIDAMINEDFAGRVLPFDSTAARAYATIAAGRRATGRPIAEADCQIAAIALAFEATVATRNVADFEGCGIAIVDPWQGSGPQR
- the ydcR_2 gene encoding putative HTH-type transcriptional regulator YdcR gives rise to the protein MANYLDIVDDVIAEIRTGRLRAGDRLPPQRDFAYRRGIAASTAARVYGELVRRGVAAGEVGRGTFVRLMPTLARPALAEPTPLTIDLDLNFPTVPEQDALLAASLGQLAQRAEARAQAFAPASARGSAALRGIAATFLARPGWTPDPDSLLFAGSGKQAIAATLSALVSTGDRLGVEALTYPFVKDIARQLGIRLVPLALDGEGLVPEAVVAQQRQAPLKALYLQPTLHNPLGVSMSRERRARLAAVLRDENLLAVEDGIYAFLDDRLPPLKALAPERVALVDSLSKRLSPGLTVGFVMPPADAREAIVRALHTGAWVAPAFAQAGGTPRPSGRRSPRGGFRASRWRAIRAPFTAG
- the catD_2 gene encoding 3-oxoadipate enol-lactonase 2, which gives rise to MTPRPGKIATLEGLSFAYDDVGGGPDVLLLVHGHPFDRSMWTPQLAALESSGWRVVAPDLRGYGASGMAGDKTTLDIFAHDLAALLDHLGIASAVIGGLSMGGQIVMEFCRLFPQRVRGLILAATFPQAETPAGRIARNAAADRLLAEGMGPYAEEMLPKMIAANTIRSQPHVADHVRGMMRHARPPGAAAALRGRAERPDYQDVLQGFDGPGLIVVGDEDAFTSRADAERMQTLVRSSRLIWLPGIGHMPNLEASDAFNTALLGFLAELSARSPVRPASAG